From the Castor canadensis chromosome 9, mCasCan1.hap1v2, whole genome shotgun sequence genome, one window contains:
- the LOC109678427 gene encoding UDP-glucuronosyltransferase 2B31-like isoform X1, with product MAMKTIAVLLLLQLSSYFDSGSCGKVLVWPMEYSHWINLKTILDELVQRGHEVTVLVSSASVFFDAEKSSAINFETYPSAFSSDYVEDLFLESLKKVIYELPKESFWTYFSVLQEIVWKDSDYFLELCKEVVLNKKFMIKLQESKFDIILADAFSPCGDLLAGLLKTPFVYSHRFFPGYTLEKYSGGLPIPPSYVPVVFSELTDQMTFMQRVKNMMYLLYFDFWFQIFNEKKWNQFYSKVLGRPTTLSETMGKVDIWLIRTYWDVEFPRPMLPNFDFVGGLHCKPARPLPKEMEDFVQSSEENGVVVFSLGSMISNMTEERANMIASAFAQIPQKVVWRYDGKKPDTLGPNTQLYKWIPQNDLLGHPKTKAFITHGGTNGIYEAIYHGIPMVGIPLFADQYDNIVHMQAKGAAVRVDFTTMSSTDLLNALKTVIDDPSYKENAMKLSRIHHDQPIKPLDRAIFWIEFVMRHKGAKHLRVAAHNLSWFQYHSLDVIGFLLACVATVMFIITKCCLFCCRKFFKTGKKKRE from the exons ATGGCTATGAAAACAATTGCAGTTCTGCTCCTGCTACAGTTGAGTAGTTACTTCGACTCTGGAAGCTGTGGAAAGGTGCTGGTGTGGCCAATGGAATACAGCCATTGGATCAATTTAAAAACAATCCTGGATGAACTTGTGCAGAGGGGTCATGAGGTGACTGTTCTGGTATCTTCAGCTTCTGTGTTTTTTGATGCTGAAAAGTCATCTGCTATTAATTTTGAAACTTACCCTTCAGCATTTTCCAGTGATTATGTGGAAGATCTGTTCCTGGAATCACTCAAGAAAGTTATATATGAGCTGCCAAAAGAATCATTTTGGACATATTTTTCAGTGTTGCAAGAAATTGTTTGGAAAGATTCTGATTATTTTCTGGAACTCTGTAAAGAGGTAGTTTTAAACAAGAAATTTATGATAAAATTACAGGAATCAAAATTTGACATAATTCTAGCAGATGCCTTCAGTCCCTGTGGTGACCTGCTGGCTGGGCTACTTAAAACACCCTTTGTGTATAGTCACCGCTTCTTTCCTGGCTACACACTGGAGAAGTACAGTGGAGGACTTCCAATCCCTCCCTCCTATGTGCCTGTTGTTTTCTCAGAATTAACTGATCAGATGACATTCATGCAGAGGGTAAAAAATATGATGTACttgttgtattttgatttttggttCCAAATTTTTAATGAGAAGAAGTGGAATCAGTTTTACAGTAAAGTATTAG gaAGACCCACTACCTTGTCTGAGACAATGGGGAAAGTAGATATATGGCTCATTAGAACTTACTGGGATGTGGAATTTCCTCGCCCAATGTTACCAAATTTTGATTTTGTTGGAGGACTCCACTGCAAACCTGCCAGACCTCTACCTAAG GAAATGGAAGACTTTGTCCAGAGCTCTGAAGAAAATGGTGTTGTAGTGTTTTCTCTTGGGTCAATGATCAGCAACATGACAGAAGAAAGGGCCAACATGATTGCATCAGCCTTTGCACAGATCCCACAAAAG GTTGTATGGAGATATGATGGCAAGAAACCTGACACCTTAGGGCCAAATACTCAGCTGTACAAGTGGATCCCCCAAAATGACCTTCTTG GTCATCCAAAAACCAAAGCTTTCATAACTCATGGTGGAACCAATGGTATCTATGAGGCAATCTATCATGGGATCCCTATGGTGGGCATTCCTTTATTTGCGGATCAGTATGATAACATTGTTCATATGCAGGCCAAGGGAGCAGCTGTTAGAGTGGACTTTACCACCATGTCAAGTACAGACCTTCTCAATGCATTGAAGACAGTCATTGATGACCCTTC CTATAAAGAGAATGCTATGAAGTTATCAAGAATCCACCACGATCAGCCAATAAAACCTCTGGATCGAGCCATCTTCTGGATTGAGTTTGTCATGCGCCACAAGGGAGCCAAGCATCTTAGGGTTGCAGCTCACAACCTCTCCTGGTTCCAGTACCACTCCCTGGATGTGATTGGGTTCCTTCTCGCCTGTGTGGCAACTGTGATGTTCATCATAACCAAGTGTTGTCTCTTTTGTTGCCGGAAGTTCTTTAaaactgggaaaaagaaaagggagtag